One genomic segment of Oncorhynchus mykiss isolate Arlee chromosome 10, USDA_OmykA_1.1, whole genome shotgun sequence includes these proteins:
- the LOC110534898 gene encoding olfactory receptor 1496-like yields the protein MFLVFSEFKTNMDNTSVTVFTMTAYAVMENNKYLQFSIFMLLYILIISFNLLLIAVICCQRALHQPMYVFICNLAANGLYGSTGFLPSTLILLLSETYEISLPWCLIQIYWVHTYAAVEFHILAVMGYDRYVAICYPLHYHSIMSIPKMCKLIALAWLYPFSLFLMYFGFTLRLRFCGRFIHFKLFCVNFELVKNACSTTSYHSIVGLVLIAFLMIPQLLMIIFSYAHIFRVCLKSSKESQVKALKTCIPHLLSVINYSIGGFFEIAQSRFNMSGTSFMVRLIMSLYYTLLTPLINPAIYGMANQAIRTHVLKKCRVSNRLASC from the coding sequence ATGTTTCTTGTCTTTTCAGAATTCAAGACAAACATGGACAACACATCTGTAACAGTATTTACCATGACTGCGTATGCTGTCATGGAAAATAACAAGTACCTGCAGTTTTCTATATTTATGTTGTTGTATATTTTGATCATCTCGTTCAATTTGCTGCTGATTGCTGTGATATGCTGTCAGAGAGCTCTGCATCAACCCATGTATGTGTTCATATGTAACTTAGCTGCTAACGGACTATACGGCAGCACTGGATTTCTTCCCTCGACTCTGATTCTACTTTTGTCTGAGACATATGAGATATCGTTGCCATGGTGTCTAATACAAATCTATTGGGTACATACATATGCAGCGGTTGAATTTCATATTTTGGCTGTCATGGGATATGACCGGTATGTTGCCATCTGTTATCcactacattatcacagcatCATGTCTATTCCCAAGATGTGTAAACTTATTGCATTGGCATGGCTAtatcccttttctctctttctgatgTACTTCGGCTTCACTTTGAGATTGAGGTTTTGTGGGAGGTTCATACATTTTAAATTGTTTTGTGTCAATTTTGAATTGGTGAAAAATGCGTGTTCTACTACATCTTACCACAGTATTGTAGGACTTGTGCTAATAGCTTTCCTTATGATCCCACAGCTCCTCATGATTATATTCTCATATGCACACATTTTCAGGGTCTGTCTGAAATCCTCAAAAGAATCTCAGGTCAAAGCACTGAAAACGTGCATCCCTCATTTACTTTCAGTAATAAACTACTCTATTGGAGGGTTTTTTGAAATAGCTCAAAGTAGATTTAACATGAGTGGGACATCTTTTATGGTTCGGCTCATCATGTCACTATACTATACATTGCTTACACCATTGATAAACCCTGCAATTTACGGAATGGCCAATCAAGCCATCAGAACGCATGTCTTAAAAAAATGCCGTGTGTCTAACAGGTTGGCCTCCTGTTAA